The Gammaproteobacteria bacterium genome window below encodes:
- a CDS encoding endonuclease/exonuclease/phosphatase family protein yields the protein MTISKHEPLRSHNLTCWEPWLATPKATNITEYALSDTDETLIVVNIHAINFTFGVKQFRKQIDKVREVLARHTGPIILSGDFNTWRKKRMKILEALAFEHELDALTFQEDHRKTVFGQLLDHIYVRALTPKSTGTHHVKSSDHNPLSAELRFSWSSGCL from the coding sequence ATGACGATAAGTAAGCATGAGCCATTACGATCTCATAATCTCACTTGCTGGGAGCCATGGTTAGCAACACCAAAGGCTACAAATATTACCGAATACGCTTTGTCAGATACTGATGAAACACTTATTGTAGTTAATATTCATGCTATTAATTTTACTTTTGGCGTTAAGCAATTTCGCAAACAAATAGATAAAGTAAGAGAAGTGTTAGCTAGGCATACTGGGCCGATAATACTTTCTGGTGATTTTAATACTTGGCGTAAAAAGCGCATGAAAATTCTTGAAGCGTTGGCATTTGAGCATGAGCTTGATGCTTTAACCTTTCAAGAAGATCATCGTAAAACTGTATTTGGTCAATTATTAGATCATATTTACGTGCGCGCACTCACTCCGAAGAGTACTGGAACGCACCATGTTAAATCTTCAGATCATAATCCACTCTCTGCTGAGTTAAGATTTAGTTGGTCATCGGGTTGCCTATGA
- a CDS encoding response regulator, whose translation MSTQGTVHVVDDDPAIRNALTASLELRGLVVENYESAEDFLRSYQDNKIGCLVLDISMSGINGLELQEILAEKNHNIPIIFVSGHGDVPMSVQALKNGAIDFLEKPYRQEILHDRIEQALDQSKILRQKSAELASYNERINRLSPREKQVLAMLATDNANTSNKKIAEALDISHRTVEDHRAKIMLKMQANSLYELITMVKSASSVQLKPQNT comes from the coding sequence ATGTCAACACAAGGTACAGTTCATGTTGTAGATGATGACCCCGCAATTCGTAATGCACTTACTGCATCACTAGAACTACGCGGCCTAGTAGTTGAGAACTATGAATCAGCAGAGGATTTTCTACGCTCTTACCAAGACAATAAAATTGGCTGCTTGGTATTAGACATCAGTATGTCAGGAATAAATGGACTAGAGTTACAGGAAATTCTTGCTGAAAAAAATCACAACATACCCATAATATTCGTATCAGGTCATGGCGATGTTCCCATGTCAGTTCAAGCGCTTAAAAATGGCGCGATAGATTTCCTTGAAAAACCATATCGGCAAGAAATATTACACGATCGAATCGAACAAGCGTTGGACCAATCCAAAATACTTAGACAAAAATCAGCAGAATTAGCGAGTTATAATGAACGCATTAACCGCCTATCGCCCAGAGAAAAACAAGTATTGGCTATGTTAGCTACTGACAACGCCAACACCTCTAATAAGAAAATAGCCGAAGCATTAGATATTAGTCATCGTACCGTTGAAGACCATCGCGCAAAAATTATGTTGAAAATGCAAGCTAACTCACTGTATGAACTAATAACTATGGTAAAAAGTGCAAGCTCTGTACAGCTTAAACCTCAAAATACCTAA